Proteins from a genomic interval of Streptomyces sp. NBC_01445:
- a CDS encoding oxidoreductase encodes MELKLQGRAAVVTGASKGIGLAITKALVAEGVRVTAGARHVGGELADLARTGSVQAVEVDLATPEGPAVLVSAAGSAFGPPDILVNNVGAVRTRTGGFSSVTDRDWTTTLDINFLASVRATREVLPLMLQRTAGSIITVASINARLPDPLVIDYCAAKAALLSFSKSLSKELGPSGIRVNTVSPGPVATDLWLGKDGVAATVGQAGGLEADAVIEHVAREAATGRFTHPEEVAELVLLLASDRTANVTGSDFVIDGGMITTV; translated from the coding sequence ATGGAATTGAAGCTGCAGGGCAGAGCCGCGGTGGTGACCGGTGCGAGCAAGGGCATCGGGCTGGCCATCACCAAGGCCCTCGTGGCCGAAGGGGTCCGCGTGACGGCCGGGGCGCGCCACGTGGGCGGCGAACTGGCCGACCTCGCCCGGACAGGATCCGTACAGGCCGTCGAGGTGGATCTGGCGACTCCCGAAGGGCCCGCCGTGCTCGTCTCGGCGGCGGGCTCCGCCTTCGGGCCGCCCGACATCCTGGTCAACAACGTGGGTGCGGTCCGGACACGCACCGGTGGCTTCTCGTCCGTCACCGACCGGGACTGGACGACCACCCTGGACATCAATTTCCTCGCCTCCGTACGCGCCACCCGCGAGGTGCTGCCGCTGATGCTCCAGCGCACCGCCGGGTCGATCATCACGGTGGCGTCCATCAACGCACGCCTGCCCGACCCGCTCGTGATCGACTACTGCGCGGCGAAGGCGGCGCTGCTGAGCTTCAGCAAGTCGCTGTCCAAGGAGCTGGGGCCTAGTGGTATCCGCGTCAACACGGTCAGCCCGGGTCCGGTCGCCACGGATCTGTGGCTGGGGAAGGACGGCGTAGCGGCAACGGTCGGTCAGGCCGGGGGACTTGAGGCGGACGCGGTCATCGAACACGTCGCGCGGGAAGCCGCGACCGGCCGTTTCACCCACCCCGAGGAGGTCGCCGAGCTCGTGCTGCTTCTGGCCTCCGACCGAACCGCAAACGTCACCGGCTCCGACTTCGTCATCGACGGAGGCATGATCACCACGGTGTGA
- a CDS encoding DinB family protein: MNASEPKADLHFYLQSARDALLWKLEGLSEYDIRRPLTPTGTNLLGLVKHVASVELGYLGDTFGRPSGEPMPWVEESAELNADMWATADESREFIVELYRRAWAHADATIDALPLDTVGKVPWWPSGRDEVTLNHAVVRVIADTHRHAGHADIIRELLDGASGMSKGNDSMASDDPAWWEDYRGRVERAAREADHGA, from the coding sequence ATGAACGCTTCGGAGCCCAAAGCTGACCTTCACTTCTATCTGCAGTCCGCCCGCGATGCCCTGCTGTGGAAGCTCGAAGGGCTGTCCGAGTACGACATCCGCCGCCCGCTGACACCGACCGGAACCAACCTGCTCGGCCTCGTGAAGCACGTGGCCAGCGTCGAACTCGGCTACCTCGGTGACACCTTCGGGCGGCCGTCCGGTGAGCCCATGCCCTGGGTCGAAGAGAGCGCAGAACTCAACGCGGACATGTGGGCCACCGCCGACGAGTCACGCGAGTTCATCGTGGAGCTCTATCGGCGCGCATGGGCGCATGCCGACGCGACGATCGACGCGCTGCCGCTGGACACCGTCGGCAAGGTGCCCTGGTGGCCCAGCGGCAGGGACGAGGTGACGCTGAATCATGCCGTCGTACGCGTCATCGCCGATACGCATCGCCACGCCGGCCACGCCGACATCATCCGCGAACTCCTGGACGGCGCCTCGGGGATGAGCAAGGGCAACGACAGCATGGCCTCGGACGACCCGGCCTGGTGGGAGGACTATCGAGGCCGGGTCGAGCGTGCGGCGCGGGAAGCTGACCACGGGGCGTAG
- a CDS encoding alpha/beta hydrolase, giving the protein MQQAVFVLVHSPSVGPSTWHPVAEHLKASGHQVRVPSLLHIGAGVPPCWPRVVSAVRDGLREVPAGSPVTLVAHSNAGLFLPVIRTGLDHPVSGSIFVDAALPARVGPTPLAPPELLEFLTPMAVNGRLPRWTDWWDEADVAPMFSDPTMRQTVVEEQPTLPLSYYEQRVPVPDGWDDHPCSYLLFAPQYEDAAAEARERGWRVAHLPGEHLHQIIAPEATAQHLIELARTP; this is encoded by the coding sequence ATGCAGCAGGCGGTCTTCGTACTCGTACACAGTCCCTCCGTGGGTCCCTCGACCTGGCACCCGGTAGCCGAGCACCTCAAGGCGAGCGGTCACCAGGTGCGGGTGCCGTCACTCCTGCACATCGGCGCCGGTGTCCCGCCCTGCTGGCCCCGCGTCGTCAGTGCCGTCCGTGACGGACTCCGGGAGGTTCCGGCCGGCAGCCCTGTCACGTTGGTGGCCCACAGCAACGCCGGCTTGTTCCTCCCCGTGATCCGCACGGGGCTCGACCATCCGGTCAGCGGCTCGATCTTCGTCGATGCCGCGCTGCCGGCCCGCGTCGGACCAACTCCCCTGGCACCACCGGAGTTGCTGGAGTTCCTCACGCCCATGGCCGTCAACGGCAGACTGCCGCGCTGGACCGACTGGTGGGACGAGGCCGACGTGGCACCCATGTTCTCGGATCCGACGATGCGTCAGACCGTTGTAGAGGAACAGCCCACCCTGCCGCTGTCCTACTACGAGCAGCGCGTCCCCGTCCCGGACGGGTGGGACGACCACCCGTGTTCCTACCTGCTGTTCGCCCCGCAGTACGAGGATGCCGCCGCCGAAGCCCGCGAACGCGGCTGGCGCGTGGCACACCTGCCGGGCGAACACCTCCACCAGATCATCGCCCCGGAAGCCACGGCACAGCACCTCATCGAACTCGCCCGCACACCTTGA
- a CDS encoding class I SAM-dependent methyltransferase, with the protein MADEGFEHPRLAAVYDALDPDRSDLDAYVGMAEEFGARHVLDIGCGTGVFALLLADRGIDVVGVDPARASVDVARGKPGSERVRWICGDATALPPLRTDLATMTANVAQAIVDPKVWQRTLQGAYEALRPGGRLVFETRDPARRAWEEWNREESYSQTRIPGVGVVESWVEVTDVSGPLVTFRWTYVFSGDGDVLTSDSTLRFRERSEIEGQLAARGFVVDEVRDAADRPGREFVFVARRP; encoded by the coding sequence ATGGCAGATGAGGGTTTTGAGCATCCACGGCTCGCCGCGGTATATGACGCACTCGATCCCGACCGCAGCGATCTCGACGCATACGTGGGTATGGCGGAGGAGTTCGGAGCCCGTCACGTGCTGGACATCGGCTGTGGGACGGGAGTGTTCGCGCTGCTGCTGGCCGATCGGGGGATCGACGTCGTGGGGGTCGATCCCGCGCGGGCGTCCGTCGATGTGGCCCGGGGCAAGCCCGGCAGCGAGCGGGTGCGCTGGATCTGCGGTGACGCGACAGCGCTCCCGCCCCTGCGGACGGATCTGGCGACCATGACGGCGAACGTCGCGCAGGCCATCGTCGATCCGAAGGTCTGGCAACGGACGCTGCAAGGAGCGTACGAGGCACTGCGGCCCGGCGGTCGCCTGGTGTTCGAGACCCGGGACCCGGCCAGGCGCGCCTGGGAGGAGTGGAACCGCGAGGAGTCGTACTCACAGACGCGGATCCCGGGAGTCGGTGTGGTCGAGAGCTGGGTCGAGGTGACGGACGTGAGTGGACCTCTGGTGACCTTTCGGTGGACGTACGTATTCTCTGGGGACGGTGACGTGCTGACGTCCGATTCCACGTTGCGGTTCCGCGAACGCTCAGAAATCGAGGGGCAGTTGGCCGCACGCGGATTCGTGGTCGACGAGGTTCGTGACGCCGCTGACCGTCCCGGTAGGGAGTTCGTCTTTGTGGCGCGGCGTCCGTAG
- a CDS encoding GNAT family N-acetyltransferase — MTQPSSVPSVPSVPSVERNDERHRYEILVDGARAGLTAYRDRGVQRVFFHTEVDEAYAGQGLAGQLVQQALTDVRELGKRIVPVCPYVAKFLKKHEEFADITDPVTPEVQQWLDAELA; from the coding sequence ATGACCCAGCCTTCCTCTGTTCCCTCTGTTCCTTCCGTTCCTTCCGTCGAGCGGAACGATGAGCGCCACCGGTACGAGATCCTGGTCGACGGCGCACGTGCCGGCCTGACCGCCTACCGCGACCGCGGTGTGCAACGTGTCTTCTTCCACACGGAAGTTGACGAGGCGTATGCCGGACAGGGCCTGGCCGGCCAGCTGGTCCAGCAGGCACTCACCGACGTGCGCGAGCTCGGCAAGAGGATCGTCCCGGTCTGCCCCTACGTGGCCAAGTTCCTCAAGAAGCACGAGGAGTTCGCCGACATCACCGACCCGGTCACCCCCGAGGTCCAGCAGTGGCTGGACGCCGAACTGGCCTGA
- a CDS encoding GntR family transcriptional regulator → MAGSGEFEPESERVTRQLRDDILDGVRKPGSKLVERELASQIGVSRVPVRDALRVLVAEGLVTPRPRTWAVVREFTPTDIADLNEVREALEVMTFRLAAQRRDRAGLEQLRTKLDEELSAARAGDAVRARRAAADFHETVTSMAANELLSELEVTLRSRMRWLLGQHDDLLAMALEHEALYGAIEDRDVALVEELVVEHLASSRRAIASGPH, encoded by the coding sequence ATGGCAGGTTCTGGGGAGTTCGAGCCGGAGTCGGAGCGGGTTACGCGGCAGCTCCGGGACGACATTCTCGACGGTGTGCGCAAGCCCGGCAGCAAGCTCGTCGAGCGTGAGCTGGCGTCGCAGATAGGGGTGAGCCGCGTACCCGTGCGCGATGCCCTGCGGGTGCTCGTCGCCGAGGGTCTGGTCACGCCGCGACCACGGACGTGGGCGGTCGTAAGGGAGTTCACACCTACGGACATCGCGGATCTGAACGAGGTCCGCGAGGCCCTTGAGGTGATGACCTTCCGTCTCGCAGCTCAACGCCGTGACCGTGCCGGGCTCGAGCAACTGCGGACGAAACTGGACGAGGAGCTGAGCGCCGCCCGGGCGGGCGACGCCGTGCGCGCCCGGCGCGCGGCGGCCGACTTCCACGAGACGGTGACGTCGATGGCGGCCAACGAGTTGCTGAGCGAGCTCGAAGTCACATTGCGCAGCCGGATGCGGTGGCTCCTTGGCCAGCACGACGACCTGCTGGCGATGGCGTTGGAACACGAGGCCCTCTACGGCGCCATCGAGGACCGCGATGTCGCACTCGTCGAGGAACTCGTCGTCGAGCACCTGGCGAGCAGCCGGCGCGCGATCGCCAGCGGCCCTCACTGA
- a CDS encoding SDR family NAD(P)-dependent oxidoreductase, whose amino-acid sequence MTSQNYLSELFSLDGRTAVVTGGSSGIGKAIAGALARAGASVVIVARKEAELTATVDELTAEGCRAAWVSADLSTRDGVRAAAERAAGVFGEPDILVNSAGINLRPPMSELDDEVWDVTMAVNLEAPHLLGRRFGPGMAERGFGRIIHITSQQAHRAFVQSGAYGVSKGALEALARSQAEAWSPHGVTCNTLVPGFVMTPLNARLSSDPEKVAALAARTMVGRNGLAEDFAGAAVFLAGPASAYVTGQAIFVDGGFSVH is encoded by the coding sequence ATGACCTCGCAGAACTACCTCTCCGAACTGTTCTCGCTCGACGGCCGGACCGCTGTGGTGACCGGTGGCAGCTCCGGCATCGGCAAAGCCATCGCCGGTGCGCTCGCCCGCGCTGGGGCGAGCGTGGTGATCGTGGCCCGCAAGGAGGCCGAACTCACCGCAACCGTCGACGAGTTGACGGCGGAGGGTTGCCGAGCGGCCTGGGTGAGCGCGGACCTGAGCACCCGCGACGGGGTGCGCGCGGCGGCGGAGCGGGCGGCCGGGGTGTTCGGCGAGCCCGACATCCTCGTCAACAGCGCCGGGATCAACCTGCGGCCCCCGATGAGCGAGCTCGACGACGAGGTGTGGGACGTCACGATGGCGGTCAACCTGGAGGCGCCCCACCTCCTGGGCCGGCGCTTCGGACCCGGCATGGCCGAGCGGGGCTTCGGGCGGATCATCCACATCACCTCCCAGCAGGCGCACCGGGCGTTCGTCCAGAGCGGCGCGTACGGGGTGTCCAAGGGCGCCCTGGAGGCGCTGGCCCGCTCGCAGGCCGAGGCGTGGTCGCCCCACGGCGTCACCTGCAACACACTCGTGCCGGGCTTCGTCATGACCCCGCTCAACGCGCGCTTGTCGTCCGACCCGGAAAAGGTGGCCGCGCTGGCCGCCCGCACGATGGTCGGCCGCAACGGCCTGGCCGAGGACTTCGCCGGAGCCGCGGTGTTCCTGGCCGGCCCGGCGTCCGCCTACGTCACCGGCCAGGCAATCTTCGTCGACGGCGGATTCTCGGTTCACTAG
- a CDS encoding carboxymuconolactone decarboxylase family protein, translated as MYTSEQGPASGPEKSTSNQPAAGSTPRRIFIDKQSPKAYHALVQTSEAVRAAAADAGLDRRLVELVNLRVSQINGCAYCLHVHTRAAQRAGDTTERLGVLSAWRDTELFSPTERAALGLAEATTVPSDAVAQESAYTAARAELTEDQIAAVIWVAITINAFNRVSILSKHPVRADG; from the coding sequence ATGTACACATCGGAGCAAGGGCCCGCGAGCGGCCCGGAGAAGTCCACGTCGAACCAGCCGGCGGCGGGATCCACACCCCGGCGGATCTTCATCGACAAGCAGAGCCCCAAGGCCTACCACGCACTCGTGCAGACGTCGGAGGCGGTGCGAGCGGCCGCCGCCGACGCGGGCCTCGACCGCAGGCTGGTGGAACTGGTCAACCTCCGCGTGTCACAGATCAACGGCTGCGCCTACTGCCTGCACGTACACACCCGGGCGGCGCAGCGCGCCGGCGACACGACCGAGCGGCTGGGCGTGCTGTCGGCGTGGCGGGACACGGAACTGTTCAGCCCCACGGAACGAGCTGCCCTGGGACTGGCGGAGGCGACGACCGTGCCGTCCGACGCCGTCGCGCAGGAATCCGCCTACACCGCCGCCCGGGCCGAGCTCACCGAGGATCAGATCGCCGCCGTGATCTGGGTCGCGATAACGATCAACGCATTCAACCGCGTATCGATCCTCAGCAAACACCCGGTACGGGCGGATGGCTGA
- a CDS encoding phytoene desaturase family protein → MAHRRPGLPGLRCAVRAPAAAGARRGRLRRGPAAHGHGVMTSAVIVGGGPNGLVAAALLAKAGLEVTLLEAADEVGGGTRSHEAVLPGLLHDHCSAIHPMAVTSPALRSLGLERHGLRWKLADVDCVHPLDDGSAGVLMRSVEDTALMLGADAGRYRALFETPVRHWDALAQDVMRPLLRVPTHPLLLARFGLPTTLPATVLARLFRTPQAQALWAGVAAHAFRPLTHPFTSAIGLGILTAGHAAGWAVAEGGSQSIARSLENVLGEHGGTIHTGVHITRSSQIPPADVTLLDLDPGQIARIYGDRLPARVRSAYRRFRRGPGAFKVDLAVEGGVPWTNEDARRSGTVHLGGPFADVARGERDVVAGRMPERPFVLVGQQYLADPTRSVGDVHPVWAYAHVPYDYDGDATEAILRQFERFAPGVRERIVGRHITRPADFAAANPNFVGGDIVTGANTVPYLLLGPRPALDPYGTGLPGVFICSAATPPGPGAHGMCGAGAARSALRYLGVRQPA, encoded by the coding sequence GTGGCCCACCGACGGCCCGGGCTACCCGGTCTACGGTGTGCAGTCCGTGCACCCGCTGCGGCCGGTGCCCGACGCGGACGGCTCCGTCGAGGGCCTGCCGCCCATGGACACGGCGTCATGACGTCCGCCGTCATCGTCGGCGGCGGGCCCAACGGGCTCGTCGCCGCGGCCCTGCTCGCGAAGGCGGGCCTCGAGGTCACGCTCCTCGAAGCCGCGGACGAGGTCGGCGGCGGCACCCGCAGCCACGAGGCCGTCCTTCCCGGCCTGCTGCACGACCACTGCTCGGCCATCCACCCGATGGCCGTCACCTCGCCGGCGCTTCGCTCACTCGGCCTCGAACGGCACGGACTGCGCTGGAAGTTGGCGGACGTCGACTGCGTACACCCGCTGGACGACGGCAGTGCGGGGGTACTGATGCGCTCCGTCGAGGACACCGCCCTCATGCTCGGTGCCGACGCCGGACGGTACCGGGCACTCTTCGAAACGCCCGTGCGCCACTGGGACGCGCTCGCCCAGGACGTCATGCGCCCTCTGCTGCGCGTCCCGACGCACCCGCTGCTGCTCGCGCGCTTCGGCCTGCCGACCACCCTGCCCGCCACCGTCCTCGCACGTCTCTTCAGAACCCCCCAGGCGCAGGCGCTGTGGGCGGGCGTCGCGGCGCACGCGTTCCGTCCGCTGACCCACCCGTTCACGTCGGCGATCGGACTGGGCATCCTCACCGCCGGGCACGCCGCCGGATGGGCCGTCGCCGAGGGCGGCTCACAGTCCATCGCCCGCAGCCTGGAGAACGTACTGGGCGAGCACGGCGGCACGATCCACACCGGCGTACACATCACCCGCTCCTCGCAGATCCCGCCCGCCGACGTGACGCTCCTCGACCTCGACCCCGGCCAGATCGCCCGCATCTACGGCGACCGGCTTCCCGCCCGCGTACGGTCCGCCTACCGGCGCTTCCGCCGCGGTCCCGGCGCGTTCAAGGTCGACCTGGCCGTCGAAGGCGGCGTGCCCTGGACGAACGAGGACGCCCGACGCTCAGGCACCGTCCACCTCGGCGGCCCGTTCGCCGACGTGGCACGTGGGGAGCGGGACGTCGTGGCCGGGCGGATGCCCGAGCGCCCCTTCGTCCTGGTCGGCCAGCAGTACCTGGCCGACCCCACCCGCTCGGTCGGCGACGTACACCCTGTCTGGGCCTACGCGCATGTCCCGTACGACTACGACGGAGACGCCACCGAAGCGATCCTCCGCCAGTTCGAGCGATTCGCCCCCGGCGTACGCGAACGCATCGTGGGCCGGCACATCACCCGGCCCGCCGACTTCGCCGCGGCCAACCCCAACTTCGTCGGAGGCGACATCGTCACGGGAGCCAACACGGTCCCGTACCTACTCCTCGGCCCGCGCCCCGCGCTCGACCCCTACGGCACCGGTCTGCCCGGCGTGTTCATCTGCTCGGCCGCCACGCCGCCCGGCCCCGGCGCACACGGCATGTGCGGCGCCGGCGCGGCGAGGTCCGCTCTGAGGTACCTCGGAGTCCGGCAACCCGCCTGA
- the cpt gene encoding chloramphenicol phosphotransferase CPT: MTTQVIVLNGGSSSGKSGIVRCLQAVLPDPWLAFGIDRLIEAMPASMKASGEGIEITSAGAVSVGAVFQELEAAWMEGVAATAGAGARIVIDDVFLGGTESQERWQKALGGLDVLWVGVRCDSEVAAGREIVRGDRAQGMAAAQAETVHRGVVYDLEVDTTHTESLECARTIAAQVK, from the coding sequence GTGACGACTCAGGTGATCGTGTTGAACGGTGGGTCCAGTTCGGGCAAGTCCGGGATCGTCCGGTGTCTACAGGCGGTACTGCCGGATCCATGGCTCGCCTTCGGCATCGACCGGCTGATCGAGGCGATGCCCGCGTCCATGAAGGCATCGGGCGAAGGAATCGAGATCACTTCAGCCGGCGCGGTGAGCGTCGGAGCGGTGTTCCAGGAGCTGGAAGCAGCATGGATGGAGGGGGTCGCCGCGACGGCCGGTGCAGGCGCCCGGATCGTGATCGATGACGTGTTCCTCGGCGGGACGGAGTCACAGGAGCGGTGGCAGAAAGCTCTGGGCGGACTCGACGTGCTGTGGGTCGGCGTCAGGTGCGACAGCGAGGTCGCCGCGGGCCGCGAGATCGTCCGTGGGGACCGCGCCCAGGGGATGGCCGCAGCGCAGGCGGAGACGGTCCACCGGGGCGTCGTCTACGACCTGGAGGTGGACACCACGCACACGGAGTCCCTGGAGTGCGCGCGGACCATCGCCGCCCAGGTCAAGTGA
- a CDS encoding amidohydrolase, which translates to METDGSLTVAAPREGVALRDGLAPRLPALGLLYRDLHSHPELSMQEHRTAGIVAAELRGQGWEVTEGVGGTGVVGVLRNGEGPVVALRADMDGLPVREATGLDYASTDTALSPDGEPVPLMHACGHDLHTAALLGATGRLAAHRELWRGTLLAIFQPGEETGAGARAMLADGLLERFPRPDVVLGQHVGPLPLGSVATRPGVVMAAADSLRARLLGRGGHGSAPHATVDPVVMAAATVMRLQGIVAREVSPTESAVVTVGSLRAGTKENSIPDEAELKINIRTFDAAVRQRVLAAVRRTVEGEAATSGAPRPPEFSELNSFPLTVNSDGATERVLQALGAGGAQVHTLRSPLSGSEDFGLLATAAECPSVFWFFGGTEASGWEGADPAGEQPPTVHGNHSPSFAPVADPALRNGVTHLLDAAAEWLDSV; encoded by the coding sequence ATGGAGACCGACGGGTCCCTGACCGTTGCCGCACCGCGCGAGGGCGTTGCCCTGCGGGACGGCCTCGCCCCGCGACTGCCCGCCCTCGGCCTGCTCTACCGCGATCTGCACTCCCATCCCGAGCTGTCCATGCAGGAGCACCGCACGGCCGGGATCGTGGCCGCGGAGCTGCGCGGGCAGGGCTGGGAGGTCACCGAGGGCGTCGGCGGCACGGGGGTCGTCGGGGTGCTGCGTAACGGCGAAGGACCGGTGGTCGCGCTCCGGGCCGACATGGACGGCCTCCCCGTACGCGAGGCGACAGGACTCGACTACGCATCCACGGATACGGCGCTGTCGCCGGACGGCGAGCCGGTTCCGCTCATGCACGCCTGCGGCCACGATCTGCACACGGCTGCTCTGCTCGGCGCCACCGGCCGGCTGGCGGCGCATCGGGAACTCTGGCGCGGCACGCTGCTGGCGATCTTCCAGCCGGGGGAGGAAACGGGCGCCGGGGCCAGGGCCATGCTGGCCGACGGTCTCCTGGAGCGTTTCCCGCGACCCGACGTGGTGCTCGGCCAGCATGTGGGCCCGCTCCCCCTGGGTTCGGTGGCTACGCGCCCCGGTGTCGTGATGGCCGCGGCGGACAGTCTCAGGGCACGTCTGCTCGGGCGGGGCGGGCACGGTTCGGCTCCGCACGCCACGGTCGACCCCGTGGTCATGGCGGCGGCGACGGTCATGCGGTTGCAGGGAATTGTGGCCCGCGAGGTCTCGCCGACGGAGTCGGCGGTCGTCACGGTGGGCTCACTGCGGGCCGGCACCAAGGAGAACAGCATCCCCGACGAGGCCGAACTCAAGATCAATATCAGGACGTTCGACGCCGCCGTGCGGCAGCGGGTGCTCGCCGCGGTGCGCCGTACCGTCGAAGGGGAGGCGGCGACCTCCGGTGCGCCTCGCCCCCCGGAGTTCAGCGAGCTCAACTCCTTTCCCCTGACGGTCAATTCGGACGGGGCGACGGAACGCGTCCTCCAGGCGCTCGGGGCGGGCGGCGCTCAGGTGCACACCCTGCGCTCCCCGCTGTCGGGCAGCGAGGACTTCGGCCTGCTCGCCACTGCGGCCGAGTGTCCGTCCGTCTTCTGGTTCTTCGGCGGTACGGAGGCCAGCGGCTGGGAGGGCGCCGATCCGGCGGGCGAGCAGCCGCCCACCGTGCACGGCAACCACTCGCCGTCCTTCGCACCGGTGGCGGATCCCGCGCTGCGTAACGGGGTCACGCATCTGCTCGACGCCGCCGCGGAGTGGCTCGACTCGGTGTGA
- a CDS encoding DUF4232 domain-containing protein, producing the protein MRVQKLSLLAVAVVAGLSLTACQSGGDSSAGSDDSSSSARSSGSQSSGSQDSGGSSASTGNGTSTAGSDASTGGSSNGGSGTGTGACQTSHLAFSSSGGMAEGTLVVNLKNTGSATCTLKGFPGADLKGKDGTVSAERSKLAPPSVSVKPGEETRFTLHYPSNDSGGSGVTFTSLVVTPPNETHSHTLPVTINVPATDGSGPAITVDPVGTGK; encoded by the coding sequence ATGCGCGTCCAGAAGCTCTCCCTCCTCGCCGTCGCCGTCGTCGCGGGCCTTTCGCTCACCGCCTGCCAGAGCGGCGGCGACTCCTCGGCCGGGTCGGACGACTCCTCCTCGTCCGCCCGGAGCTCCGGTTCCCAGAGCTCCGGTTCTCAGGACTCCGGCGGCAGCAGCGCATCGACCGGCAACGGCACCAGCACGGCGGGATCCGACGCGAGCACCGGGGGTTCCTCCAACGGCGGTTCCGGAACGGGTACGGGTGCCTGCCAGACCTCCCACCTCGCCTTCAGCAGCTCCGGCGGCATGGCCGAGGGCACGCTCGTCGTGAACCTCAAGAACACCGGTTCCGCCACCTGCACCCTCAAGGGTTTCCCCGGAGCCGACCTGAAGGGCAAGGACGGCACCGTCAGCGCCGAGCGCAGCAAGCTCGCCCCGCCGAGCGTCAGCGTCAAGCCCGGCGAGGAGACCCGCTTCACGCTCCACTACCCGTCGAACGACTCCGGCGGCTCCGGCGTCACCTTCACCAGCCTCGTCGTCACCCCGCCCAACGAGACGCATTCCCACACCCTGCCCGTCACCATCAACGTTCCCGCCACCGATGGCTCCGGCCCGGCCATCACGGTCGACCCCGTCGGCACCGGCAAGTGA
- a CDS encoding Lrp/AsnC family transcriptional regulator: MTGSLQESDLALIEALQRSPRAPWSQIGPALGVDATSAARRWHRLVAQGLAWLTAYPSASTTSFAYVDVRCRPNTVDDVTRHLCALPQVLSVEEVTGDFDLFVTVTVAAPTPAALAALVRRDLPTAPGVEATAVHLGLRLYQEGSGWRMRALDRQQRSLLAPQQQPPRRSPTAATADVALIAALGRDGRRSHQELARDLGVSEATVRRRVQRLMETRSVHFRCDFAQRAAGWPLAATYRIDLPAHQLTAAARTLGLMPEVRLCSAVSGTANFLVIAWLRTAEDVTGFEAHMCEQLPDLRVHDRTVTLVTAKRMGRLLDPHGRAVGHVPWDDPGTTP, translated from the coding sequence GTGACCGGTTCGCTTCAGGAGTCGGACCTGGCGTTGATCGAGGCCCTGCAGCGCAGCCCGCGTGCGCCGTGGTCGCAGATCGGGCCGGCGCTCGGCGTGGACGCCACCTCCGCGGCCCGGCGCTGGCACCGGCTGGTCGCCCAGGGGCTGGCCTGGCTGACGGCCTACCCGTCCGCGAGCACGACGAGCTTCGCCTACGTCGACGTACGCTGCCGACCGAACACCGTCGACGACGTGACGCGCCACCTGTGCGCGCTGCCCCAAGTCCTCAGCGTCGAGGAGGTGACGGGTGACTTCGATCTCTTCGTGACCGTGACCGTGGCCGCCCCGACGCCGGCCGCCCTCGCAGCCCTTGTCCGCCGGGACCTGCCCACCGCGCCCGGCGTGGAAGCGACAGCCGTCCACCTCGGCCTGCGCCTCTACCAAGAAGGGAGCGGCTGGCGCATGCGCGCCCTGGACCGGCAGCAACGCTCACTCCTGGCTCCCCAGCAGCAACCTCCGCGCCGTTCCCCGACAGCGGCCACCGCCGACGTGGCACTCATCGCCGCGCTCGGCCGGGACGGGCGGCGAAGCCACCAGGAGCTGGCCCGGGATCTGGGCGTCAGCGAGGCGACGGTGCGCCGGAGGGTCCAGCGACTGATGGAAACGCGGTCCGTCCACTTCCGCTGCGACTTCGCCCAGAGAGCCGCCGGCTGGCCGCTCGCAGCCACCTACCGCATCGACCTCCCCGCCCACCAACTGACGGCGGCGGCACGCACGCTCGGCCTCATGCCCGAGGTCCGGCTGTGCAGTGCCGTGAGCGGGACAGCCAACTTCCTGGTCATCGCGTGGCTGCGCACGGCGGAGGATGTCACGGGGTTCGAGGCCCACATGTGTGAGCAACTGCCGGATCTGCGCGTGCACGACCGCACCGTCACGCTCGTCACGGCCAAGCGCATGGGCCGACTCCTCGACCCTCACGGCCGGGCGGTCGGCCACGTCCCGTGGGACGACCCGGGCACCACTCCCTGA
- a CDS encoding helix-turn-helix domain-containing protein: MAPVALMAGDLPAVHDFVAATLGELAQAGPRGATLRETLRTFLTHHRSYAAAARAMNLHRNSVQYRVQQATALLPDGAHSLDDDFHVRAALLAAHWLGSAVLA, from the coding sequence GTGGCACCGGTCGCGCTGATGGCCGGAGACCTCCCGGCCGTACACGACTTCGTGGCGGCCACGCTGGGCGAACTGGCGCAGGCCGGGCCACGCGGTGCCACCCTGCGCGAGACGCTACGGACGTTCCTCACCCACCACCGCAGCTACGCGGCCGCGGCACGGGCGATGAACCTGCACCGCAACTCCGTCCAGTACCGGGTGCAGCAGGCGACCGCGCTGCTGCCGGACGGCGCCCACAGCCTCGACGACGACTTCCACGTCCGCGCCGCGCTGCTCGCCGCGCACTGGCTGGGGAGTGCGGTCCTTGCGTGA